ACCCAATTCCCTACACCTTTTCTTTAAGAGAGTTATTCCAACATTAAGCTCCTTTGCACCCTGTCTTAGCGACACTTAGAAGTACTTAGAAATCTCTTCCCCTGTTAACATTTTTGCGTTGCTTTGACCATTTGGCACTCTACTGCAACTTTTGTTCTTCTGCATGTCATCCTTTCTGATTATCACCGCGACTATTCATATCACCATCAGTAATAACAGAGGTGGTGGCGGTAGTATCTTTATCATTGTTGTTGCGTAATAATGAATGAGGCAGGTCATAGTTTGAAGAAGACTCATGAAACTCCCACATCATCTCATATCCACTTCCATAACTACACAAGTAGTCTCCTACAATTTATAACAAGAGGATTAATTCAATCCTAGGAAGCATGAGTGCGGGTGCGTGCTACGGGGATACGGCAATTCGgaaaatttaaaaatatgggGATTTGGGTGCAGGGGATTCGCCAAAcattaatatattaaaaatatattttttgtatATTTTTCAGGAGTTTCAGTCAAATTAAACTAAATAATCAACTACATAAGCTCATTATGAGTACATTATcgttaaaaatatatattattattacttgATAATCTAACTGATATATTTTAgcataattaattaattaaatatttaagcATTTGTATTATCTTCTCTCACTCGTGGATGTGAGAAAATTCTCGTGCATCCGGTGGGCAAGTGAGTGAAGAACCAATCACATGAGCAAATTTTTTTTACataaaaaaggaaaaataacTGCTGTGATGAAAGCAATTAAAAAGAATTATCTATAGTGACCTTGGATGAGAGTATTTTGAGTTGGTAGAATGTCCAATGAGGCATACAGAGGATCGCTATAGATTCCGAACATGTCCATTAATGGAATATCATTGAGTTTTCTGGGTAAGCAGAAGTTTTGAGTGAACTCTACTGTAGCTATAACTTCATTATAACTTGACATGCTAAATGTGTGATCGTGAAAATAGTGTGGGGAGAGAGAGTAATTAGGGATTAAATGGAGTGTGAGTGTGAATACgaaaacaattatggtaagtacAAATACTGCATACTGATTTATCGAGACTTAATAATGTATTATCTTTCGTCAAAAATGTGATTTGGGGGAATTATAGCTATGCCACAAGTGTTTTTTATCATGGACATCAAATGcgctaaatgaatattttatttaattttaaacaTACTTACTTGAATTCCAAAAAAAGGATAGTTAATTGAATATTTATACAGTTAAATTTAAAGAATTAAATTCCAAATATAAAATTAGACAtcgtacataaatggattattattttatttattaatcattttttagtttgaaaatatatctcatatatttttaacatattttttattataaaaagtaattaacatgtacatatataatttaaaaaaaatattaaaaatagaatcgcttatatataaatattctatatttgtattacatatttagatatgttcgaattataatgagtcaatgcattttagaacttggtctattgttcaaaaaatactcaaaatttgacaacatgacccggccgaaaaacatcgtcacattctacgtttagtaaattttaaattacaagctcggcgaaaatatcttaccaataatgtgaattttttaatatcttatgttaatataaattaatgtgtttgaggtatttataagatcaagtcaatcgattatttataataaaattattaacttcactcgtaacgcattattatttttgggatttgtcccaattttaagaatatttaaaatttgaaatgagatctcactagatttgttaaaactacgataatatattaaatcgatttattttttatttttttctttaaaaaactaactttttaaaaagaattcttttagatcagcaatattcattgatcaagataatattgtacaaatattttgaattattttaatattttgaattattcaagtaaaagttatatctatactatactgtagcatttgattcaatgcattttatattatttaaggaaaaaacatatattgttcaataatttgaaggaattaacttgttcaacatttatttataaaagttTATCGAActgtaattttttaattttagaagaatagtataaaatgttatcaaattattatatgaagaaatattagagtcgtaatgaaagaaacttaaaagcggtttaaataacgatataaatacaatttttcttttgaattcttgaaaaaaatcatgaatatcaataataagtattaaaaatatataattcatttttatgttacaaccatgattgatacccggttgcgtaaaaaatagatatggattgtttgtcagtgataatgtgaataccatatataaattatagcaatttatttattacataatttgaatttttgaataattataaatgcattttatttaagtaatcaattttttcactagatgttaataatgattatacatgtacaaatcagatatttagcatataaataattgaaaccatcataatttactaagagatgtaacatacaataatttacatgctaacacacacatacataAAACTTAATTTTACtttgttaacagtagtgtaaataaaaaactaacattttcccatgcatacatacgttgaatttcaaaaactaatatttttcattaaaatcaactttaatattaacaataatgtaaattttacattattgtatattatgattgcagatcattctgacttcagttatgcaatttttatctttttaaattgagtaagttaattgtgtaagttagtagtgaactcagtaatgatatagagcagtacatatagtttatttaaataaaattcaagattttggtcaactTTGTATTCTAACATATATGTTAATTAGtaactttttatttgtaaacatattaacggcattctacagattaagtttaacCATTTCGTTTTAAATGTACACTTACTACCCTacttatattcattcattaaaaataaaataacgggtaaagaaatataatataataatagttgaggggatattcactcctaaaagtgaGGAAGCATTCAAAGCTCATAATGTTATAGAGGGGGACATGGAGCTTGTTGGAGAAAAATTGTatctccatttcttcaaaatttgactcaagagcctatataaggatattgttggagttgctctacaaatattataattgcatgatgcataaaaaaactctagaaaatgactcgtgcctcgcacgggttattatatTAGTAATAATAATGTATCATCTTAGAAATAAAAGTTGAGATGCGTGCACATAGATCATTTACATGATAGCCTATAATAACACAGGCCCAATTATGAAAACAAAAGGCCCAATAAGAAGGGCCCATGACCCATTTAACAGTAACACTAAAGGACCCTAGGACACGTGGCAAtatcaccaccgtccaggtagCCCGGATCCAGAACGTTCCTACGGTCCGGATTCAGAAGTACACCGGCTCATCATAGGCGTCCACACGTCCTACAGTCCAAAAGACACACCTACGGTCTAGATCaaaaggtacaaacccctaaaccctaatgGGAAGCCTATAAAAGGCCGAACAAAAGGAATGTTAGGGGTTACTTCATCTctcatatacatacatatacacatatacacacacatgACAATAAACTCGTATAATTCCCGTTTTACCCATTTCTCCTTCAAAACCCTTTTATCATTCTCACGCCAGAGATGCtgcggggacgccacccccctACGGTTCTGTTTTGTAGGTCCCCACCCTACAGCTACATCGCACGCCGCCGCTATTTCTGCCCAAACAGAGTTTGAGTCCGGGTTCAAAAAGGAAAGGACCCCAGGGTGATCTGGgattatcattggcgctagaaggaggggttgaACCACTGTCCAGTGATGTTCATATCCACCGCTGTTACTCCGCCCAGGAACTCAGAATACTACACTCCAGTAAGAACGTCACTCCCAATCTCTCAGATCTACTTTTTACCCTGAACTTGTTTGCTTTAAGTACCGTTAGTAGATCTTGTTTAGCCACTCTAATCGTAACATTGTAATAGTTCTGAAATATCCCAGTAGTTGATTACAGCATGCTTTAGATCTAAAATATCTGTATTAGTATTTGAAATTGCGAGTTATTACTATAAATTTGCGATTTTATTAAAACAACCATGACATCAAGAAAGAGCAAGACAGTTGTTTCCGCCTCTATCCTGCCGCCTCCGCCCCAACCTAGGGACAGAGAGATGGAGGATGTGGATGAATGGCTCCCCATAACCCAGAATCCTTCTCAAAATCTCCAGCCAGGAGATCAAAGACTGATCATTGAGAAAGCTGCTCACAAGTATGCCGAAACTTCGGCCAACCCTTGGGGGGACATGACCCCAGATTAGATACAAGCTGCAATGAACCGACGGAGGGAAAAGCATGATGCTGAACCTGAGACCCACCCAGGGGATCAGGAGGAGCGCTCTGGGAAATCCCGGGGGTCAGTCCTGGATCGGATCGCAAAAAACCTGAAAAGACCTCTAGAAGATGCCTGGGATGAAATCAAAAGAGTTGCCCTCCAAGAAAGGATTcggaaagaagaagaagccaaagcTAAGGAAATTATTGAGAAGAGAATCCGGGATGAAGAAGAAAAGTTGAAAAAGAAATCCCACTGACTTGATGTCTCCTCGGATTCAGAGCCCGAAAAAGAGTCCAAGCGAGAGCAGATGGCCCGAGCTCTTCGTGATCTCAAGAGAAATGTAGAGGGTGACATGGAAGTTGACGCGACAGCGACCTCATTTACCAAAAAGTTGGAGTCTACTCCCAGAGAATCAGGGCTCAAACACTTCAAATTTGACTCCTTTGATGGGTTAGCTGACCCCGAAGAGCATCTAAATTACTTTGAACAAATCTCCAACATTTATGATTACAGTGACCTCACAAGGTGTCGTTTCTTCGCATCAACGTTCAAAGGTGGGGCTCAAAAATGGTTCAGCCGAATTCCATCCCGGAGTGTGGATTCCTGAAAAGATTTCCGTGAGATATTCTTAAAAAAGTTCAGGGCCAACCGGATGAATGAGCTACAAATGTGCCACTTGGAGACAATCCATCAAAGGAGTAAGGAGTCCCTTCCCAAATTCATCAAATGATTCCAAGAAGCAGTCAACCAACTCTCCAACTTAGAAGAAAAGGAAGTTATAAACATCTTTCGGAGGAACTTGCATCCAATATCCTGCGAAGGATATGTCAAAGATTTGATTCACAGAGAACCCCAGAGCCTAGCATCTGCCTATGCCTTGGCATTAAAGTTCATAAAAGAAAATGATATTCTCAAGTCAATGAATATGAACAGAAGAATACATGATGATGATGAGTCTTCGAAGCATTGTTCGTCGTCCCGGAAAGATAAAAGATACAAACTGGATAAACAGGCCAATTACATCCAACAATCTCGGGGGACCCCACCCCTGGACACTTACACTGAACCAAGGAAGAATGAAAGAAAACCCAAGGCTAAAAGAGAACCCAAACCGGAACCAGAGTGGACACCCCTCAATCGGCCCCGGGCCGATATCTTGCGCGAAGTTAAAGGTAAGCCATTCTATTATCCCCCGAAGCCTTTACTTGCGCCTCATGAGAACAGGGCCTGGGACAAACATTGTGGATATCATGAGGATCATGGACATATGACAGAAAACTGCTTCTCTCTCAAAATGTTCATTGAAGATCAAATCAATAAAGGAAACATGAACTAGTATCTTCAAAGGAGGTTGAATGACAAAGACAGGACCCCGGGAAACGGCAAAAATGTGGTGAATGTTGTCTTTGGAGGCACAGCTTCTCCACCCCGGAGCCCGGACCCGGATAATGATGTGATGATTCCAACCTTTTAAGGATGAACCAATTTACTTCTCCTATTCTGATTTTGAAGGACTCAATCTGGACCACAACCAGGCCTTGGTGGTAACTCTTGATGTGGAAAATAACGAggtaaaaataattttaattgataatggTTCCTCTGCTAATATTGTGTTCGAGCACACACTCAACAGGATGGAACTCGTCCACCTCTCCATGGATCCCTGTCTCGAAGACCCCTTGTATGAATTCAGAAATATAATGATTCCAATCTGGGGTGTCATTTATCTGCCTATTATCTTTGGGACTGCACCCCAGCAGGTCTCTCATATAATGAAGTTCTACGTAATAAGTGCAACCTCATCATACAACATGATCCTTGGAAGGCCCACGATCACCAAGCTCAGGGCAATCCCCTCAACTATTCACTTAAAGCTCAAATTTCCCACCCCGGGAGGCATTGGAGAATTGAAAGGAGACAGAGAAATGGCAGGGAGGTGTTATGGTCAAGCCTTGGTCATGGAAGAAGCAGAACCGGGATACAGGAAAAAGATAATGTCCCTACCTAAGGGACAAAGCAGAAATAAGCATCGTGAACATCTCAGTAAAAGGGCCAGACTAGACGTGAATATGATCTAGGACTCCGGATACAGCGTAACCAATGCTAATGCCCGGATTCAGAAATTTGTGGAAACCAGGGAGAAGACAAAAGTCGAACCTGCCCAGCAGACAATTGAAGTAGAGCTGGAACCCGGGAACCCCACCCGGAAGATCAAAATCGGCAAGGGCCTGGAAACCACCTTCTAGAAAGAGCTTATTGATCTATTAAAAGAATATACTGATGTATTCGCTTGGTCCCCGGAGGATATGCCTGGGATTGATAAATATGTGGCGATGCACAGCCTGGACGTAGATCCAAAACAAAGACCCATCAAGCAAAAACGAAGAAACTTTGCCCCAGAAAGACAGCAAGCAATCGATCAAGAAGTGGAAAAGTTGTTGAAGGCAGATATCATCTGCGAAATTAAGTACCCGGATTTGCTAGCAAATGTTGTATTAGTCAAGAAGCCCaacggaaagtggagaatgtgttGATTACACGAGTCTTAATTCAGCATGCCCTAAAGACTCCTACCCCTACCCAATATCGACCAATTGATATATGCAACTTCGGGCCATGTtatgctaagcttcatggatgcTTTTTCTGGATACAACCAAGTCAAAATGAATCCAGAAGACATCACAAAGACCGTGTTCATTACACATCGGGCTATGTACGCCTTCGTCATGATGTCATTCGGATTAATCAACGTCGGAGCAACAtatcagaaaatgatgaacacCATCTTCAAAAGCCAACTGGGAAGGAATATGGAGTCCTATGTCAATGACATAATTTCCAAGTCAGTCACGATCCCGGATAATATCAAAGACCTCAAGGAATGTTTCGACAATTTGAGGAAGTACAACATAAAGCTGAACCCGGaaaaatgtgctttcggagtgcCCTCTGGAAAATTTCTCGGTTTTCTGGTTAGTGAGCGGGGAATAGAAGCCAACCCGGAGAAAATCAAAGCTATTATGAAAATGGCAATTCCCCGGACTCAAAAAGATATTCAGAAAATGGCAGGATGCTTGGCCGCCCTTCGCAGGTTTATCCCAAAACTAGCAGAAAGATTCCTGCCTTTCTTTGAGCTATTGAAAGGAGCCCGGAACAAAAAGCTGATCGACTGGACTCTGAATGCCAAGCGGCTTTTAAAGAAGTCAAGCAACATCTGATGAATCTACCTATTCTTTCAAAACCCAAGCTCGGGAGCCTCTTTACCTCTACATTACAGCTGGGGCGAGAACGGTCTCTTTAGCCCTCATACGAGAAGAGAACGGGGAACAGAGCCCAGTCTACTATGTAAGTCAAGTCCTCAAGGACGTCGAAACCCAGTACCCAAACTTAGAAAAATTCTCCCTAGCTCTTGTACACTCAAGCAGGAAGCTAAGGCAATATTTCCAAGGCCGCGAAGTCAAGTTGATTACTAACCAGCCACTTCGAAAAATCATACAAGCCTGATGCCTCCGGGAGACTGGTAAATTGGGCAATCGAATTGAGCCAATTCAACATCAAATTTGTTCCAAAGACGGtcataaaagcccaggcgttgGCCGAGTTTGTCATGGAATGCACTTTCCCCGAAGCCCCAGAGGTACCAACAACCCAATTCAGAGGCGAGAAGGAGATTGGCGATAATAATGCATGGACATTGTATATTGATGGCTCGGTGACAGCCGAAAGGTCCGGAGCGGGCTTAATCCTCTCCAGCCCGGACGGACTCACAATTCAACAAGCTATAACCTTCACTTTCAAAGTAACCAACAATCAAGCTGAATATGAAGCACTCCTCTCCGGACTCAAGTTAGCCAAATCCCTTAGGGTAAAATGTTTGATCATCTATAGTGATTCCCAAATTTTGGTCAAACAAACCAATGGAGAGTATATTGTGAAAGATCCCAAGCTGGCTCAATATCAAGCAATGGTTAGAGTTATCCTAGAAACCATCCCGGATACCACCATTTTGCAAATAAACGGAGAAGAAAATTCCAAAGCAGATGAGCTATCCAAGCTCGTCCAAAATACTTCGGACCTAAGCAGTTCGGTCTACTTCGAAGAGCTCGGGGCGCCCAGCAGCGATCGGCCCGAAGTCTTGTGCATCAGCAGCCCGGATAACTGGATGACTCCCTACATAGCCTATTTGAAAGGTGGAACCCTGCCAGAAGATCAGAACAAGGCACGCTACCTCAAGTATAAGGCCACTCGATTCTTTCTGGAAAGTAATCAGCTATACATGCGAATCTTCTCTGCGCCCACTCTCAAATGTGTTGATCAGGATGAGGCAGATTATTGTTTCCGGGAGGTGCATGAAGGAATATGTGGAGATCACTTAGCTGCCAAAGCCCTAGCCtacaaagtcatcagacaaggTTACTATTGGCCCACTATCCACGCAGACGCAGTTGCATATGTGAAGAATTGCAGCAAATGCCAAAAGTTCAGCAATGTGCCGAAATAGAGTCCAATCCTTCCGGGGTCAGTTCTTACGCGATCCTATTTGTTGTTTGGGGAATCGACATCATGGGTCCTTTCCCCGGGCAAAAGGGGATTTGCGTTATGTGTTGGTGGCGATCGACTATATGACTAAGTGGGCAGAGACCAAGGCCATGAGAACCATCAATCAGCAAGACTGCATCAAATTCATGGATTCAATTGTGATGAGGTTCGGGATTCCGATAGTTTTGATCTCGGATAACGGGCCGCAGTTTGTCGGTTCAGACTTAGAAGCATATCTGAAAGAGCTCGGGATAAAGCATAAGAAAGCATATGTGGCCCACCCCTAGGGAAACAGATAAGTAGAGGTCACCAACAGGACAATACTCCAAGGTTTAGAGAAGAGGTTGGAGGAGTCTAAGAAGAACTGGCTAGATGAGCTCCTGAAAGTTTTGTGGTCTTACAGGACCACCTCCCGGACTGAAACCGGAGAAACTCCTTATAAACTCACTTATGGCACCGAGGCCCGGCTACCAATAGAAATCGGATCACCCTCCCACAGAGTTGTCAACTTTGATGAAGTCTCAAATATTAAAGGCCTCAAAACTAACCTGGAACTCTTGGATGAAGTAAGAGACCGAGCTGTGGAAAAAATGGAAAGCTACAAGGAAAAGACAAAGCTTTATATTGCAAAAAAGACCAAGATAAGGGAATATGAGGTGGGAGATCTAGTACTCCGGGATACCGAAGCTTCAGAACCAACAAACCAAGGAAAGCTACAACCGAACTGGGAAGGCCCCTACATAGTCAAGGAAGGGCTCCGACCAGGAACTTACAAGTTAAACTACCTCAGCGGAACCGAGGTCCCAAAACACCTGGCACGGAGCCCGGTTAAGGAAGTTCTACCATCAAGGGAAAGGTGCACATTCTGGGATCATATCTAAGTTTATGCTATTATATCTTGATGTAAACACTCTTCTCATTCACCCCAGAATATAATTTTTGCTTTCAATTTAAATGAAAAACTCTACTTTTAGCGTCCTATAGATTAAATCAATTTCATTATGTTATTTGTTTACTATCATCATAttacttagaattttttttataagtTAGAAATTTACCCCTTCCCGGGGTCTGCAAAAGaacagcccatgtgtacttagaaaaatttctataAGTTAGAAAtttaccccatcccggggtctgcaaaaacacagcccatgtgtacaTAGAAAAATTTCTATAAGTTAGAAATTTACCCTATCACGGGGTCTGCAAAAACACAGctcatgtgtacttagaaaaatttctataAGTTAGAAAtttaccccatcccggggtccgcaaaaacacagcccatgtgtacttacAGAAATTTCTATAAGATAGAAATTTACCCCTTCCCGGGGTCGATTAACACAAGATGTGTACTTTAGAAAAATTTCTCAAAAGTTAGAAATTCTCATATGCAAATCAAAATGAGAAAtgaaaagagaaaagaaaagcACAAGTACATTAAACTACCCCGGGGAAACACACCCCGGGGGGTAAATCGCAATCAATTCAGTTACAGACAAGATTAAAATAGCCAAAAGGCTAAGTTCAGACAATACCTAAAAATATGAAATGGAAATTAAAAGCCAATAAGTGGCCAAGTCTTCACGCTTCGGCTGCTGGCTCGGCGGGAGGGGATGGGGGCTGCTCCGGATCGTCTTCAGGAAGAGGAGGCTGCTCGGCAAGAGGAGATTCGGGCAGAAGAGGAACATTGCTCGATTGGCCGTCTCCGGACTCCCTTGCCAAGATGGCGTTTGCTTTATTTTCCATTCGGGTCTCCTCCTTGATGTACTTCTCAAGAAAGACATCGATGGTACCTTGGGGGTTATCGGTGAGGTACTTGGAGGCTACCCTCTAGCATATCTGGATCTTTTCCAGCGCCTTATCATTCAACTCCTCAAAGTACGCAGGAGTGCCCTGAAATCCGGCCAGGACTTCCTCAGGAGTAGGACGGGCAGCCAAATCATCCCTCAACTTCTTGTTCTCAGCCCTCATTTCCCGAACAGAAGCCTCGGCCCGATCCTGTCTCTCTCGAATCTTAGCTAAAATCTTCTTATGGGCTGTCACCTCCTTCGCATTAGCCACCTTCAGCTCTTTGATCTCCTGGGACAGGTTTTCTACCTCTGTTTTGCAACATCTCCGGCATCATCCTTCGCCTTCAAGCTCCGTGCTATGCAAACCAATCTAGCAACCTGAGAGTTATCCTGAAATAATCACATGTCAAAGTTAGACGATATAATGCAGAAAATAGACAAGTACAAAAAATTACAAGAAAGAAGCTTACAACAGTCATTTCCTCCTGAAGTGAAATCGGGAAATCCTCCAGAGGCTCTTTCTGGTACTTCTTCCTCTCAGCAGT
This sequence is a window from Apium graveolens cultivar Ventura chromosome 9, ASM990537v1, whole genome shotgun sequence. Protein-coding genes within it:
- the LOC141685229 gene encoding uncharacterized protein LOC141685229, yielding MTKWAETKAMRTINQQDCIKFMDSIVMRTTSRTETGETPYKLTYGTEARLPIEIGSPSHRVVNFDEVSNIKGLKTNLELLDEVRDRAVEKMESYKEKTKLYIAKKTKIREYEVGDLVLRDTEASEPTNQGKLQPNWEGPYIVKEGLRPGTYKLNYLSGTEVPKHLARSPVKEVLPSRERCTFWDHI
- the LOC141685228 gene encoding uncharacterized protein LOC141685228, producing the protein MECTFPEAPEVPTTQFRGEKEIGDNNAWTLYIDGSVTAERSGAGLILSSPDGLTIQQAITFTFKVTNNQAEYEALLSGLKLAKSLRVKCLIIYSDSQILVKQTNGEYIVKDPKLAQYQAMVRVILETIPDTTILQINGEENSKADELSKLVQNTSDLSSSVYFEELGAPSSDRPEVLCISSPDNWMTPYIAYLKGGTLPEDQNKARYLKYKATRFFLESNQLYMRIFSAPTLKCVDQDEADYCFREVHEGICGDHLAAKALAYKVIRQGYYWPTIHADAVAYVKNCSKCQKFSNVPK